The following proteins are co-located in the Oryzias melastigma strain HK-1 linkage group LG8, ASM292280v2, whole genome shotgun sequence genome:
- the nme3 gene encoding nucleoside diphosphate kinase 3 isoform X2: MICLFLSIVSYIFQSAWTGVNERTFVAVKPDGVQRKLVGEIVRRFEKKGFKLVGLKLVQASEDILREHYWDLRTKPFYNRLISYMSSGPVVVMVWQGLEVVKTARKMLGETNPAESLPGTIRGDYCVEVGKNVIHGSDSVESAQREISLWFGPNELHRWRSSSSQWIY; this comes from the exons ATGATTTGCCTGTTTCTGTCCATCGTATCCTACATTTTTCAGTCAG CTTGGACCGGGGTGAATGAGCGCACCTTCGTCGCCGTGAAGCCGGACGGCGTGCAGCGGAAGCTGGTGGGGGAGATCGTGCGTCGCTTTGAGAAGAAAGGGTTTAAGCTGGTGGGCCTCAAACTTGTGCAG GCATCAGAGGATATTCTTAGGGAACACTACTGGGATCTGAGGACTAAGCCCTTCTACAACAGACTTATAAGCTACATGAGCTCAGGACCAGTTGTTGTAATG GTCTGGCAGGGCCTGGAGGTGGTCAAGACTGCACGCAAGATGTTGGGGGAGACCAACCCAGCCGAGTCTCTGCCAGGAACCATACGAGGAGATTATTGTGTGGAAGTGGGCAA GAACGTGATCCATGGCAGCGACTCCGTGGAGAGCGCTCAGAGGGAAATCTCTCTGTGGTTTGGTCCGAACGAGCTTCACcgctggaggagcagcagcagccagtggATCTACTGA
- the nme3 gene encoding nucleoside diphosphate kinase 3 isoform X1, translating into MRPKKRSLLDLQEVEGLEQKHAKIEESAWTGVNERTFVAVKPDGVQRKLVGEIVRRFEKKGFKLVGLKLVQASEDILREHYWDLRTKPFYNRLISYMSSGPVVVMVWQGLEVVKTARKMLGETNPAESLPGTIRGDYCVEVGKNVIHGSDSVESAQREISLWFGPNELHRWRSSSSQWIY; encoded by the exons ATGAGGCCGAAAAAGAGGTCACTGCTCGACCTGCAGGAGGTGGAGGGTTTGGAGCAGAAACACGCAAAGATCGAGGAATCCG CTTGGACCGGGGTGAATGAGCGCACCTTCGTCGCCGTGAAGCCGGACGGCGTGCAGCGGAAGCTGGTGGGGGAGATCGTGCGTCGCTTTGAGAAGAAAGGGTTTAAGCTGGTGGGCCTCAAACTTGTGCAG GCATCAGAGGATATTCTTAGGGAACACTACTGGGATCTGAGGACTAAGCCCTTCTACAACAGACTTATAAGCTACATGAGCTCAGGACCAGTTGTTGTAATG GTCTGGCAGGGCCTGGAGGTGGTCAAGACTGCACGCAAGATGTTGGGGGAGACCAACCCAGCCGAGTCTCTGCCAGGAACCATACGAGGAGATTATTGTGTGGAAGTGGGCAA GAACGTGATCCATGGCAGCGACTCCGTGGAGAGCGCTCAGAGGGAAATCTCTCTGTGGTTTGGTCCGAACGAGCTTCACcgctggaggagcagcagcagccagtggATCTACTGA
- the mrps34 gene encoding 28S ribosomal protein S34, mitochondrial: MVKKKRLRLIAEMARKVRAYRELKSRPRESQKYALDYETMRRPLTGKMLPVLAWQDVRKESRLFSVLAGMRLFGVGRMFTRKSWLEDHNEPSYWQITKVKVDYTAENMDHGKAWGFLTFKGKKENEVKEVDKVMYHDWRLIPKHMEQQFKDFEPLPEPPVRSVPYPPLLRAMMLAQRKTGGSTVVEEPALPLKRDVVLNKDYFRRQEEERRSKEGTAV; the protein is encoded by the exons ATGGTGAAGAAGAAGCGACTGCGTCTGATAGCAGAGATGGCTCGGAAGGTCCGAGCGTACCGAGAGCTGAAGTCACGACCGCGGGAGTCCCAGAAGTACGCCCTGGACTATGAGACGATGAGGCGACCTCTCACGGGGAAGATGCTGCCAGTGTTGGCCTGGCAGGATGTCCGGAAGGAGAGCCGACTGTTCTCTGTGTTGGCAGGAATGAGGCTGTTCGGAGTGGGCCGCATGTTCACACGCAAGTCTTGGCTTGAGGATCACAACGAGCCAAGCTACTGGCAGATCACCAAGGTCAAGGTGGACTACACAGCTGAG AACATGGATCATGGAAAGGCATGGGGGTTCCTCACATTTAAAG ggaaaaaagaaaatgaggtGAAAGAAGTAGACAAGGTGATGTACCACGATTGGCGACTGATTCCCAAACACATGGAGCAGCAGTTTAAAGACTTTGAGCCTCTCCCTGAGCCACCTGTGCGCTCCGTCCCCTACCCTCCTCTGCTCCGGGCCATGATGCTGGCCCAACGTAAAACAGGAGGCAGCACAGTCGTGGAGGAGCCGGCACTGCCTCTAAAGAGAGATGTGGTGCTCAACAAAGACTATTTTCGCAGACAGGAAGAAGAAAGGCGGAGCAAAGAGGGGACAGCTGTGTAA
- the spsb3a gene encoding SPRY domain-containing SOCS box protein 3a isoform X1, whose translation MSRRNRNSRAWRYVWGGIRRDADARALVLASETEEWNYERFEYSDSDSEAEFSPVMRPPVPSAVPVTGESYCGCDSQADSNYNPRLRGFHQVKDCHCGEDDQDFDWVWDATSRSTATLLTCDNRKVNFHSEYSCGTAAIRGSKELADGQHFWEIKMTSPVYGTDMMVGIGTSEVNLDKYRHTFCSLLGKDADSWGLSYTGLLHHKGDKMNFSTRFGQGSIIGVHLDTWHGTLTFFKNRKCIGVAATELQNKKFYPMACSTAAKSSMKVIRSCSAPTSLLYLCCARLRQLVPDCIDILDVLPLPPGLRQLLHNKLGWVLSLSSGSTEETSEGPERSSRLPGPSSAGPSFSESDSEGCTSDAEACQRKRCRWT comes from the exons ATGTCGAGGCGGAACAGGAACAGCCGTGCGTGGCGATATGTTTGGGGCGGGATACGGCGGGACGCCGATGCCCGTGCTCTAGTCTTGGCCTCAGAAACCGAGGAATGGAATTATGAACGCTTTGAG TACAGTGATTCCGATTCAGAGGCTGAGTTTTCCCCGGTGATGCGTCCACCCGTTCCCAGCGCTGTGCCCGTGACAGGAGAGTCCTATTGTGGCTGTGATTCCCAGGCAGACAGCAATTACAACCCTCGTCTCCGAGGGTTTCACCAAGTGAAGGACTGCCACTGTGGAGAAGATGACCAAG ACTTTGACTGGGTCTGGGACGCCACCAGTCGATCAACGGCGACTTTACTGACCTGTGATAACCGCAAAGTCAACTTCCACTCCGAATACAGCTGTGGGACAGCGGCTATTCGGGGTTCAAAGGAGCTGGCTGATGGGCAGCACTTCTGGGAAATAAAGATGACGTCTCCAGTTTACGGAACAGACATG ATGGTTGGGATTGGAACATCTGAAGTCAACCTGGACAAATACAGACACACGTTTTGTAGCTTGCTGGGCAAAGATGCAGACAGTTGGGGTCTTTCTTACACTG GTTTGCTGCATCATAAAGGCGACAAGATGAACTTCTCAACCCGTTTCGGGCAAGGCTCCATCATTGGGGTTCACTTGGACACCTGGCACGGCACCCTCACGTTTTTCAAGAATCGAAAGTGTATAG GTGTTGCAGCTACAGAACTCCAAAATAAGAAGTTTTATCCAATGGCCTGCTCCACCGCAGCCAAGAGCAGCATGAAGGTCATCCGATCCTGCTCGGCACCCACCTCTTTGCTCTACCTGTGCTGTGCTCGTCTTCGTCAGCTAGTGCCAGACTGTATAGATATCTTGGATGTGCTGCCGCTGCCGCCAGGTCTTCGTCAGTTGCTCCACAACAAACTGGGTTGGGTGCTCAGCCTGAGCAGCGGCTCCACAGAGGAAACCTCCGAAGGGCCTGAGCGGTCCTCGCGTTTGCCCGGCCCCTCCTCAGCCGGACCGTCCTTCTCCGAGAGCGACTCGGAGGGTTGCACGTCCGACGCCGAGGCCTGTCAGAGGAAAAGATGCCGCTGGACGTGA
- the spsb3a gene encoding SPRY domain-containing SOCS box protein 3a isoform X2 produces MNALSDSDSEAEFSPVMRPPVPSAVPVTGESYCGCDSQADSNYNPRLRGFHQVKDCHCGEDDQDFDWVWDATSRSTATLLTCDNRKVNFHSEYSCGTAAIRGSKELADGQHFWEIKMTSPVYGTDMMVGIGTSEVNLDKYRHTFCSLLGKDADSWGLSYTGLLHHKGDKMNFSTRFGQGSIIGVHLDTWHGTLTFFKNRKCIGVAATELQNKKFYPMACSTAAKSSMKVIRSCSAPTSLLYLCCARLRQLVPDCIDILDVLPLPPGLRQLLHNKLGWVLSLSSGSTEETSEGPERSSRLPGPSSAGPSFSESDSEGCTSDAEACQRKRCRWT; encoded by the exons ATGAACGCTTTGAG TGATTCCGATTCAGAGGCTGAGTTTTCCCCGGTGATGCGTCCACCCGTTCCCAGCGCTGTGCCCGTGACAGGAGAGTCCTATTGTGGCTGTGATTCCCAGGCAGACAGCAATTACAACCCTCGTCTCCGAGGGTTTCACCAAGTGAAGGACTGCCACTGTGGAGAAGATGACCAAG ACTTTGACTGGGTCTGGGACGCCACCAGTCGATCAACGGCGACTTTACTGACCTGTGATAACCGCAAAGTCAACTTCCACTCCGAATACAGCTGTGGGACAGCGGCTATTCGGGGTTCAAAGGAGCTGGCTGATGGGCAGCACTTCTGGGAAATAAAGATGACGTCTCCAGTTTACGGAACAGACATG ATGGTTGGGATTGGAACATCTGAAGTCAACCTGGACAAATACAGACACACGTTTTGTAGCTTGCTGGGCAAAGATGCAGACAGTTGGGGTCTTTCTTACACTG GTTTGCTGCATCATAAAGGCGACAAGATGAACTTCTCAACCCGTTTCGGGCAAGGCTCCATCATTGGGGTTCACTTGGACACCTGGCACGGCACCCTCACGTTTTTCAAGAATCGAAAGTGTATAG GTGTTGCAGCTACAGAACTCCAAAATAAGAAGTTTTATCCAATGGCCTGCTCCACCGCAGCCAAGAGCAGCATGAAGGTCATCCGATCCTGCTCGGCACCCACCTCTTTGCTCTACCTGTGCTGTGCTCGTCTTCGTCAGCTAGTGCCAGACTGTATAGATATCTTGGATGTGCTGCCGCTGCCGCCAGGTCTTCGTCAGTTGCTCCACAACAAACTGGGTTGGGTGCTCAGCCTGAGCAGCGGCTCCACAGAGGAAACCTCCGAAGGGCCTGAGCGGTCCTCGCGTTTGCCCGGCCCCTCCTCAGCCGGACCGTCCTTCTCCGAGAGCGACTCGGAGGGTTGCACGTCCGACGCCGAGGCCTGTCAGAGGAAAAGATGCCGCTGGACGTGA